In Desulfosediminicola ganghwensis, a single window of DNA contains:
- a CDS encoding outer membrane protein assembly factor BamD gives MSTTPISEGDEIFIRLAPVSSATIADFVSLNSESRIVPFRNIRVQYTGTKGGEPYLQVSFQDESRFEVRQGNDYRSVEVVLLKRTAHHDPVNHYDIPLNEAQEILLTAVESENKGELGKAIQLYTKLTERATDPGIREDAQEHLADARFNNKQYAHAKAEYQRYLQLYPEGDNREGVQRKLNVILDGWHDQGLYAASLAEHWSNQFYGEMSQFLEQEGYKFEDEDFEHDVSLVTTDANLRYLAENPVYVFRGVIDSGYELTLNNDGEDRGRVSSLYLEGEAKTGYGRARVGRSYANKGGVYGRYDGGELSLPMGAEYTLNLIGGFPVISSYEEIDTDTIFYGVNLDYQLWEGRWEFNTFYLYQEADGVTDREGVGGETRYIDQVKTFLLLADYDLHHRELSLALFTANFNFNKDTTVSVSGEYRQSPFLTTRNALIGQDVYGLDELLVQYNEEEILQFAKDRSVDSTSAHLGLYHIINDSYQIGFDVAWSNLGDSETSGGVEGFEGTDDELYYLVQVTGVGLLFADDIWTAKLNYSDTTYCDAYASQLYSRFRMGDKLLFAPGLDLKYQKYKKENPETFEVGPELRLEYRLTNRVTLEFEGGYWWLFRNGDIDEQSDEYYIYLGYYLSI, from the coding sequence GTGAGTACCACTCCCATTTCTGAAGGAGATGAAATTTTTATTCGCCTCGCTCCTGTTTCCAGCGCAACTATTGCAGATTTTGTGAGCTTAAACAGCGAATCAAGGATCGTCCCTTTCAGGAATATCAGGGTTCAATATACTGGGACTAAGGGTGGTGAACCGTATTTGCAGGTATCTTTTCAAGATGAATCACGTTTCGAGGTAAGGCAGGGAAATGATTATCGTTCGGTTGAGGTCGTGTTGCTAAAGCGCACTGCCCATCATGATCCAGTGAATCATTATGATATACCACTGAATGAGGCACAAGAAATATTGCTCACAGCAGTGGAAAGCGAGAATAAAGGCGAGTTGGGGAAAGCCATTCAACTCTATACAAAGCTGACTGAGAGGGCAACTGATCCTGGCATTAGGGAGGATGCACAGGAGCATCTCGCTGATGCGCGTTTCAACAATAAACAGTATGCCCATGCCAAAGCGGAGTATCAACGGTATCTTCAGCTCTATCCTGAAGGGGATAATAGAGAAGGGGTGCAAAGAAAACTCAATGTGATCCTGGATGGTTGGCATGATCAAGGTCTGTATGCTGCTAGCCTGGCTGAGCACTGGAGTAATCAGTTCTATGGAGAAATGTCCCAATTTCTGGAACAGGAAGGATACAAATTTGAAGATGAAGATTTTGAACATGATGTATCCCTTGTGACCACTGATGCTAATCTTAGATATCTTGCCGAGAATCCGGTTTATGTGTTTAGGGGAGTGATCGATTCAGGCTATGAATTGACTTTGAACAATGATGGGGAGGACCGGGGAAGAGTCAGTTCGTTGTATTTGGAAGGAGAGGCCAAAACGGGATATGGCAGGGCGAGAGTGGGGCGAAGTTATGCCAACAAGGGAGGTGTCTATGGGAGGTATGACGGTGGTGAGTTATCACTACCGATGGGGGCGGAATATACCTTGAATCTCATCGGTGGATTCCCTGTGATCTCCTCTTATGAAGAGATAGACACCGATACCATATTCTATGGGGTGAACCTGGATTACCAGCTTTGGGAGGGGAGGTGGGAGTTTAACACCTTTTACCTCTATCAGGAGGCCGATGGTGTAACAGATCGGGAAGGGGTAGGGGGAGAGACACGGTATATTGATCAGGTAAAGACATTTTTACTTCTAGCCGATTACGATCTGCATCACAGGGAATTGAGCCTGGCTCTCTTCACTGCAAATTTCAACTTCAACAAGGACACCACAGTCAGTGTTTCTGGAGAATACAGACAAAGTCCTTTTCTAACCACACGTAACGCATTGATTGGCCAGGATGTATACGGTCTCGATGAATTGCTTGTGCAATACAATGAGGAGGAGATCCTTCAGTTTGCGAAGGATCGGAGTGTCGACAGCACCTCAGCTCATCTGGGTCTCTACCATATCATAAACGATTCGTATCAGATAGGATTTGACGTGGCCTGGTCAAATCTCGGGGATTCAGAAACGTCTGGAGGTGTGGAGGGATTTGAAGGTACAGATGACGAGCTGTATTACCTTGTACAAGTCACCGGAGTAGGACTCCTTTTTGCCGATGACATCTGGACAGCAAAACTGAATTACAGCGATACAACCTACTGTGATGCCTATGCCTCTCAGCTGTACAGTCGATTCAGGATGGGTGACAAGCTGCTGTTTGCTCCCGGATTAGACCTAAAATACCAAAAGTATAAGAAGGAAAATCCGGAGACGTTTGAGGTTGGACCCGAATTGCGGCTCGAATACAGGCTAACAAACAGAGTTACCCTGGAATTTGAAGGAGGCTATTGGTGGTTGTTCAGAAATGGTGATATTGATGAACAGAGTGACGAATATTACATCTATTTAGGGTATTACCTGAGTATTTAA
- a CDS encoding PqiC family protein, with protein MMYWPKNISLACILSVTMLTGCTGKSEPTSFFMLRSIDEISDTITGEVIVGSDISVMVGPVTISNYLDRSQIIGRQEGVEVLVHDFDHWAEPLDKNVARVLMANLSTLLGTAKVYDFENSISAHPKFRVQVEIGRFDFSANGTAVFVAYWTIYDANGTPLSRNKTVMTEDVTGRGMASRVAAQNRVVTDFSRVVARKLAELNIVTLAQILG; from the coding sequence ATGATGTACTGGCCCAAAAACATCAGTCTGGCCTGCATTCTATCTGTGACGATGCTAACTGGCTGTACCGGTAAAAGTGAACCAACATCCTTTTTTATGCTTAGGTCGATAGATGAAATATCAGATACGATAACGGGTGAAGTTATAGTTGGCAGCGATATCTCCGTCATGGTGGGCCCGGTAACCATTTCCAACTACCTGGACCGCAGCCAGATAATCGGCAGGCAGGAGGGAGTAGAGGTGCTTGTTCACGATTTTGACCATTGGGCGGAACCGTTGGATAAAAATGTAGCACGTGTGCTCATGGCAAACCTGTCAACACTATTGGGTACAGCGAAGGTGTATGATTTTGAGAATTCAATCTCAGCTCATCCGAAGTTTCGGGTGCAGGTGGAGATAGGCAGGTTCGACTTTTCCGCAAATGGAACTGCAGTGTTTGTGGCATATTGGACAATCTATGATGCTAACGGCACACCATTAAGTCGCAATAAAACGGTTATGACAGAAGATGTAACAGGCAGGGGAATGGCAAGCAGGGTGGCTGCGCAAAACAGAGTGGTAACTGACTTCAGCAGGGTAGTTGCCAGGAAATTGGCTGAGTTGAATATTGTTACACTGGCGCAGATTCTGGGCTAA
- a CDS encoding MlaD family protein — protein MAKRVNSAVIGGFVVAAIALLLSSILIFSSGNFFKKRYQFIMFFDDNVAGLNVGAPVKFRGVEIGSVKSITLQASAETLQVDIPIIVEVDPQKFHTQGGRRAELHGNIKRLIEKGLRARLDIQSFVTGQYYIQIDFLPDTEVRLRGIDSEYTEIPTVKSSLTKLSETFRDLPIKDIVENVEEITRMLRTVMEKENFEQLVNGLSELLENVNSLVTDTNQFVGDLQKQTGTVGGKLTEVLSAVAKDINSITASTNMLLDSLNSEVGPVTSEIHAALSSAQQAFDDASTTLATAEKLLGDSEVRFKLGRVLDEMAAGAKSIRELGEYLERHPESLLQGKQKSRRGGS, from the coding sequence ATGGCTAAGCGTGTAAACAGTGCGGTAATAGGTGGTTTTGTTGTTGCGGCGATCGCATTGCTGCTCAGTTCTATTCTTATATTCAGTAGCGGCAATTTCTTTAAGAAAAGATATCAGTTTATTATGTTTTTTGATGATAATGTCGCAGGATTGAATGTGGGTGCACCAGTAAAATTTCGCGGCGTTGAAATCGGCTCGGTGAAATCGATTACCCTGCAGGCCTCAGCTGAGACGCTTCAGGTGGATATTCCGATAATAGTAGAAGTTGATCCGCAAAAGTTCCATACTCAGGGAGGACGAAGGGCAGAGCTGCATGGCAATATCAAGAGATTGATCGAAAAAGGTTTGAGAGCCAGACTTGATATTCAATCATTTGTGACCGGTCAATATTATATCCAAATTGATTTTCTGCCTGATACTGAAGTTCGATTACGTGGGATTGACTCGGAATATACAGAGATTCCGACTGTCAAATCGTCGTTAACCAAATTGAGCGAGACCTTCAGAGATTTACCCATCAAAGATATTGTTGAAAATGTTGAAGAAATTACCAGAATGTTACGAACGGTGATGGAAAAAGAGAATTTTGAGCAACTGGTAAATGGCTTGAGTGAACTACTTGAAAATGTCAACTCTTTGGTAACAGATACAAATCAGTTCGTTGGTGATCTCCAGAAACAGACCGGTACTGTTGGTGGTAAATTGACTGAGGTGCTGAGCGCAGTTGCAAAGGACATAAATAGTATAACAGCAAGCACAAACATGTTGCTTGATAGTCTCAATAGTGAGGTCGGCCCTGTAACAAGCGAGATTCATGCAGCCTTATCTTCAGCCCAGCAGGCTTTCGATGATGCAAGTACAACCCTGGCTACAGCAGAGAAACTGCTTGGAGACTCGGAGGTTCGTTTCAAGCTTGGCAGAGTACTTGACGAAATGGCAGCCGGGGCGAAGTCCATACGCGAACTTGGTGAATATCTGGAAAGACATCCCGAGTCCCTCTTGCAGGGGAAACAAAAATCACGGCGAGGTGGATCATGA
- a CDS encoding ABC transporter ATP-binding protein has translation MTESKSEIIVSNLTMAYGDFVVMRDLNFTIRQGDIFIIMGGSGCGKSTLLKHMIGLKRPAKGDIYYGDKSLWQSDESEMSEMMRRFGILYQSGALWSSMTLEENVALPLQQYTPLSPGDIRRQASLKLALVGLAGFEDFYPAEISGGMRKRAGLARALALDPQLLFFDEPSAGLDPESARRLDDLILQLRDSLNTTVVVVTHELASIFAIGSNSVFLDAESRTMIATGDPRKLLEESEDIRVQRFLRRGEVNESDYPAGDEKQL, from the coding sequence ATGCGTGATTTGAATTTCACTATCAGGCAGGGTGATATTTTCATCATTATGGGAGGATCTGGCTGTGGCAAGAGCACTCTCCTTAAGCATATGATAGGGCTCAAAAGGCCGGCTAAGGGCGATATATACTATGGGGATAAGAGCCTGTGGCAGAGTGATGAGTCTGAGATGAGTGAGATGATGAGAAGGTTCGGTATACTCTACCAGAGTGGCGCACTCTGGAGTTCAATGACGCTGGAGGAAAATGTCGCTTTGCCGCTGCAACAGTATACTCCTCTTTCACCAGGGGATATTCGCAGGCAGGCATCGTTAAAACTTGCCCTGGTGGGGTTGGCCGGGTTTGAAGACTTCTATCCGGCCGAGATCAGTGGTGGAATGAGAAAAAGGGCCGGCCTTGCCAGAGCACTGGCGCTGGATCCTCAATTGCTCTTTTTTGATGAACCTTCAGCAGGTCTTGACCCGGAAAGTGCCAGAAGGCTCGACGACCTGATTTTGCAACTCCGCGACAGCCTGAACACCACAGTGGTGGTCGTGACCCACGAGCTTGCTTCAATATTCGCGATTGGCAGTAACAGTGTTTTCTTGGATGCGGAAAGCCGTACAATGATTGCGACTGGTGATCCTCGTAAACTGCTTGAAGAAAGTGAAGATATCAGAGTGCAGAGATTTCTCAGGCGAGGGGAAGTTAATGAGTCTGATTATCCTGCGGGTGATGAAAAACAGTTGTGA